The Anticarsia gemmatalis isolate Benzon Research Colony breed Stoneville strain chromosome 29, ilAntGemm2 primary, whole genome shotgun sequence genome window below encodes:
- the LOC142985139 gene encoding ATP synthase subunit beta, mitochondrial-like produces MSYMRKIFSLPVEISRGHNAYASQTRSVATLPIRDCVVPALDKHTSADQAPDAAMMKEPLDLRRSFKPKPGKRLKASQMNYAQAYLKPVRGRREPVKIGTTITPISRPLSSEADILDWRGRAARAGREGLPMYSPAACSFLKIDSHKFHTSALYLAKKEEAKKDTKATTSAERRSPPAGKGSSEPPKAAGAGAKGKIIAVIGAVVDVQFDEHLPPILNALEVPGRTPRLILEVAQHLGESACRTIAMDGTEGLVRGQPIIDTGAPITIPVGEPTLGRIINVIGEPIDERGPITTDAFSPIHADAPPFVDMSVEQEILATGIKVVDLLAPYVKGGKIGLFGGAGVGKTVLIMELINNVAKAHGGFSVFAGVGERTREGNDLYNEMKVGGVITDDYKTSKVSLVYGQMNEPPGARARVALTGLTVAEHFRDKEGQDVLLFIDNIFRFTQAGSEVSALLGRIPSAVGYQPTLATDMGTMQERITTTKTGSITSVQAVYVPADDLTDPAPATTFAHLDATTVLSRAIAELGVYPAVDPLDSTSRVMDPNIIGAEHYGVARGVQKILQDYKSLQDIIAILGMDELSEDDKLTVARARKIQRFLSQPFQVAEVFTGHIGKLVKLEETIKGFKRILGGELDHIPEAAFYMVGTIEDVVAKSQELAKNL; encoded by the exons ATGAGTTATATGAGGAAGATATTCTCTTTGCCCGTTGAAATAAGTCGGGGACATAATGCAT ATGCTTCTCAAACCAGATCGGTAGCGACTCTGCCGATCAGAGACTGCGTAGTACCAGCCCTGGACAAACACACGAGCGCGGACCAGGCGCCTGACGCAGCCATGATGAAGGAACCGCTAGACCTGAGGAGGTCGTTCAAGCCGAAGCCAGGCAAGCGGCTTAAAGCCTCACAAATGAACTATGCGCAGGCGTATCTTAAACCAGTGAGAGGACGCAGGGAACCTGTTAAAATTGG gaCTACAATCACGCCGATATCTCGTCCGCTGTCCAGCGAGGCGGACATACTGGACTGGCGCGGCCGAGCCGCGAGGGCCGGCCGTGAGGGGCTGCCCATGTACTCCCCCGCAGCCTGCAGCTTCTTGAAGATTGACTCGCATAAG TTCCACACATCAGCGCTTTACCTGGCGAAGAAGGAAGAGGCCAAAAAGGACACGAAGGCGACCACGAGCGCCGAGCGTCGCTCCCCCCCCGCCGGCAAGGGCTCCTCCGAGCCCCCCAAGGCGGCCGGCGCCGGCGCCAAAGGCAAGATCATCGCTG TGATCGGCGCCGTGGTGGACGTGCAGTTTGATGAACATCTACCGCCCATTCTGAACGCGCTCGAAGTGCCTGGACGCA CTCCCCGCCTAATCTTGGAGGTAGCTCAGCATCTAGGTGAGAGTGCGTGTCGGACCATCGCCATGGATGGTACCGAGGGTCTGGTGCGAGGGCAGCCCATCATTGACACTGGCGCCCCCATCACGATACCAGTCGGAGAACCCACCCTGGGACGGATTATTAATGTCATTGGAGAACCTATTG ACGAGCGTGGCCCAATAACGACTGACGCGTTCTCCCCGATCCACGCAGACGCGCCGCCCTTCGTAGACATGTCGGTGGAACAGGAGATCTTAGCCACTGGGATTAAAGTTGTCGACCTACTTGCCCCTTATGTAAAAG GTGGTAAAATTGGTCTTTTCGGCGGTGCTGGAGTTGGCAAAACTGTGTTAATTATGGAGCTCATTAACAACGTTGCCAAAGCTCATGGCGGTTTCTCA GTGTTTGCTGGAGTTGGTGAGCGGACGCGTGAAGGCAATGATTTGTACAATGAGATGAAGGTCGGAGGGGTCATCACTGATGATTACAAGACTTCTAAG GTGTCGCTAGTATATGGTCAGATGAACGAGCCGCCCGGCGCGCGCGCTCGCgtggcgctcaccggtctgacggTGGCTGAACACTTCAGAGACAAGGAGGGGCAGGACGTGCTGCTGTTTATTGATAACATCTTTAGATTCACTCAAGCTGGTTCTGAG GTATCGGCTCTGTTAGGCCGTATCCCCTCAGCCGTGGGTTACCAGCCGACCCTGGCCACTGACATGGGTACCATGCAGGAAAGAATCACCACAACCAAGACTGGCTCCATCACTAGTGTACAG GCAGTATACGTGCCAGCAGACGACTTAACAGACCCAGCCCCGGCCACTACCTTCGCTCACTTGGATGCCACCACGGTGTTGTCCCGGGCCATCGCCGAGCTGGGCGTCTACCCGGCCGTGGACCCGTTGGACTCCACTTCAAGAGTCATGGACCCTAATATCATAGGAGCTGAGCATTATGGCGTGGCTAGAGGAGTGCAAAAGATTTTGCAG gaCTATAAATCTCTGCAAGATATTATCGCTATCCTAGGCATGGATGAATTGTCTGAAGATGACAAACTGACTGTCGCGCGCGCTCGCAAGATACAGCGGTTCTTATCACAACCTTTtcag GTGGCTGAGGTGTTCACCGGCCATATTGGCAAACTGGTCAAATTGGAGGAGACTATCAAAGGTTTTAAGCGA attcTGGGAGGTGAATTAGATCACATTCCCGAGGCCGCGTTCTACATGGTCGGTACTATAGAAGACGTTGTCGCCAAGTCACAGGAGCTCGCCAAGAATTTGTAG